Below is a window of Tissierellales bacterium DNA.
TGAAATTATATTAGATAAAATAGCTATGGCAGCTGCCGTTCTTGATAGCAAAAATGCAGTTTTAGTAGCTGCTCAAACTGCTGATGATTTGCTTAAAATCAAAGGTATTGGTGCATCATTTGTATTGGTACATTATGATGAAACTATATATATAAGTGGTCGCTCTTACGGAGATATCAATGTGCAATTGATACTTGAGAAACTTGGCGGTGGAGGGCATCTTACAGTAGCAGGAGCTCAATTGAAAGAAGTTAGCTTAGAAGAAGCTCAGGAGCTACTTATTGACGCAGTTCAAAAATATATACGAGAAGGGGAAGAAGACTGATGAAGGTAATTTTAATAAAAGACGTAAAAGGTATGGGAAAAGCAGGAGATGTAGTTAATTCAAAAGATGGGTATGTTAGAAATTATTTGTTCCCAAAAGGATTGGCAAAAGAAGCTACTAAAAAGAACTTAGAAGAGTGGAAAAATAAGAAAAAAGGCGCAGAAATAAGACAGGAACAGGAAAAAGAAGAAGCAGAAGCTCTTGCTAAAGAAATCAAAAATTTAAAATTCGAATTCTTAAGTAAAGCTGGAGATAATGGAAAGCTTTTTGGATCTATAACTACAAAAGAAATTGCAACAGAATTAGAAAAAAGACATGGAATTAAAGTGGATAAGAGAAAAATGACAATTGATGGTGGAAACATAAAAACACTAGGCGTTACTCAGGTACAAATAAAATTGAACCAAGGAGTAATGGCAACTCTTAAGGTACACGTAAAGGAAATTAAATAATAGACGATAGGTGATGAGATGGAAGATCGATTACAAATGTTAGGGAAAATCCCGCCCCATGACTTAGAAGCAGAGCAATCCGCTATAGGATCTATGCTACTTGATAAAGAGGCTATTGTCATGGCAAGTGAGATGTTAGAGCCAGATGATTTTTATCAAAACTCTAACAAGGAAATATATAGCGCGGTACTTTCACTTTATGCGAAGAATGAGCCAGTCGATCTAATCACCTTATCGGCGGAGCTCAAAAAAAGAGATCTCTTAGAGGTAATTGGCGGCATTAACTATTTAAGTGATTTGGTTGATGGAGTAGTTACTACGGCAAATATGAAAGCGTATTGTGAAATCGTTGAGGAAAAATCTATACTTAGAAGATTGATAAAAGCATCAGATCAGATAATAGCAGAAGGGTATAGAGATTCTGAAAATATAGATACTATAATAGAACTTGCTGAAAAAAATATATTTGATATAACACAAAAGAAGAGCAATGACGGATTTTCTCACATAAAAGAAATACTGCTATTAAGTCTTGAAAATATAGAGAAGATGGCAGCAAGTGGTGGTGAGATAACAGGACTTACTACTGGATTTATAGATTTAGATAGGATGACATCTGGGCTTCAACGTTCAGACTTGGTACTTTTAGCGGCTAGACCTTCAATGGGTAAAACTGCATTAGGAGTAAATATAGTTCAAAACTCTGCATTAAAAGGTGGATATAAATGTGCCATATTTAGTCTAGAGATGAGTAAGGAACAATTGGTTCAAAGGATGCTTAGCTCAGAATCTAATGTCGAACTTAGAAAGATACTTACAGGAGAATTAGATGAAGAAGAGTGGAGTAGACTAGCCTCAGCTATGGGTCCACTATCTCAAGCTGGTGTTTATATAGATGACACACCAGGTATTACACTAAATGAACTAAGGGCAAAATGTAGACGACTCAAAATAGAGAGTGGTTTAGATATAGTCCTTATTGATTATTTGCAGTTGATGAGTGGTGGCGGTGGTTCATCAGATAATAGACAGCAAGAAATATCAGAGATATCTAGAGGTTTGAAGGGACTTGCGAGAGAAATTCAATGTCCAGTGA
It encodes the following:
- the rplI gene encoding 50S ribosomal protein L9, which encodes MKVILIKDVKGMGKAGDVVNSKDGYVRNYLFPKGLAKEATKKNLEEWKNKKKGAEIRQEQEKEEAEALAKEIKNLKFEFLSKAGDNGKLFGSITTKEIATELEKRHGIKVDKRKMTIDGGNIKTLGVTQVQIKLNQGVMATLKVHVKEIK
- the dnaB gene encoding replicative DNA helicase; translation: MLGKIPPHDLEAEQSAIGSMLLDKEAIVMASEMLEPDDFYQNSNKEIYSAVLSLYAKNEPVDLITLSAELKKRDLLEVIGGINYLSDLVDGVVTTANMKAYCEIVEEKSILRRLIKASDQIIAEGYRDSENIDTIIELAEKNIFDITQKKSNDGFSHIKEILLLSLENIEKMAASGGEITGLTTGFIDLDRMTSGLQRSDLVLLAARPSMGKTALGVNIVQNSALKGGYKCAIFSLEMSKEQLVQRMLSSESNVELRKILTGELDEEEWSRLASAMGPLSQAGVYIDDTPGITLNELRAKCRRLKIESGLDIVLIDYLQLMSGGGGSSDNRQQEISEISRGLKGLAREIQCPVIALSQLSRAPEQRADHRPIMSDLRESGAIEQDADIVMMLYRDEYYHPDSEDKNIGELIITKQRNGPTGTIKLAWMGQFTKYLNLELPGS